The Fodinibius saliphilus genomic interval TATTTGCCGCGTAATAGCTCACTTTTGCATCAAGTGATTTTAAAGTGGTTAAGTTGCAGGTTCTACCTGGTTCACATCAACTTCAACCGGGGTCTTTCGACCAAAAATACTTACCATGACACGTAACTTGAGTTTATCAGTATTAACCTCTTGTACAGTGCCATCAAAATCCTTAAAGGGTCCATCAATAACTTTTACAATATCTCCTTCATCATAGGGGATCTCAATCTTACCCCCCTCTTCAGCGGAACCTTCACCTTCACGAACACGACCAAGTATTCTATTCACTTCGGCCTTACGTAGTGGCTTTGGCACATGATCGTTCTTACCGCTTTTAAGGAATCCAATTGTAGACGGAGCCCCCTGAATAAGATTATTTACCTCCTCATCATATATGGTCTTAAGCAATATATAGCCTGGAAAGAAATTCTTTTCACGTGTTTTCTTCTTACCAGAACGTATTTCAATAACAGTTTCTGTAGGTATTAACACCTCAGTAATCTTATCTTCCAGCCCTTGCATTTCGATCTCTCGATCCAAATAGCGCTTAACCTTCTTTTCGTGACTGGAAAAAACACGAACTACATACCATTTATGCTGATCTTCTTGTGTCATTGATAAATTGCCTCTAATACCGTGCTGTATACTTGGTCAACCGCAAATATAAATGCGGAAAGGAGTATAGTGAAGACGACGACGACAATAGTATAATCAACCAATTCTTGCTGGTCTGGCCAAGAGACTTTTCTCATCTCTTTTCGTACGTCTTCTATAAATTCTTTAATCTTATCCATGTATATATAATCAGTTCAATTCTTGCACGGGTGGAAGGACTTGAACCCACAACCTTCGGTTTTGGAGACCGCTGCTCTGCCAATTGAGCTACACCCGTATACGCAGAGAGAATAGACTCTCAGACGAGCCTATTCTCTTTGCAAATTTTTTTTAGTACTGTTGAGCAACCTAGTCCTTAATTTCAGTCACAACACCAGCGCCTACTGTGCGGCCGCCCTCGCGGATCGCAAAGCGCAGGCCTTCTTCCATCGCTACCGGCTGAATCAGCGTAACATCCATTGTTACGTTATCGCCCGGCATCACCATCTCAACGCCGTCAGGCAACTCACAAGAGCCCGTCACGTCGGTGGTACGGAAGTAGAACTGCGGACGGTATCCGTCGAAGAATGGGGTATGTCGCCCACCTTCATCCTTACTCAACACATATACCTCACATTCAAACTCCTTGTGGGGCGTAATTGAGCCAGGCTCACAGAGTACCATTC includes:
- the nusG gene encoding transcription termination/antitermination protein NusG, with protein sequence MTQEDQHKWYVVRVFSSHEKKVKRYLDREIEMQGLEDKITEVLIPTETVIEIRSGKKKTREKNFFPGYILLKTIYDEEVNNLIQGAPSTIGFLKSGKNDHVPKPLRKAEVNRILGRVREGEGSAEEGGKIEIPYDEGDIVKVIDGPFKDFDGTVQEVNTDKLKLRVMVSIFGRKTPVEVDVNQVEPAT
- the secE gene encoding preprotein translocase subunit SecE is translated as MDKIKEFIEDVRKEMRKVSWPDQQELVDYTIVVVVFTILLSAFIFAVDQVYSTVLEAIYQ
- a CDS encoding EF-Tu/IF-2/RF-3 family GTPase — translated: TGRIERGVIQLNDEIEIVGIIEDPMDSVVTGIEMFRRMLDEGQAGDNAGILLRGVDKEDLQRGMVLCEPGSITPHKEFECEVYVLSKDEGGRHTPFFDGYRPQFYFRTTDVTGSCELPDGVEMVMPGDNVTMDVTLIQPVAMEEGLRFAIREGGRTVGAGVVTEIKD